The genomic interval TTAACGATCATATATATTGCAAAATGAAGCCAACAagaaaatgtcatttgttttctgtaaagggatcttttcacgctttggtaaattgacaaaattgaaaaaagttgtttcagattcgtaagttttcgttttagttatgatatttgtgaggaaacagtaatactgaacattaaccatgctctaatatagccattatatgcatcttttgacgattttaaaacctaaaaattataaagcgttgcaacgcgaaacgattgaataatttgtagagttctgtttttgtcgttaaattttgtgaaactacgaagattgcttatataaggtataaaatacttcaagaatgtgtactcggcggaatagctcagtaggctaaagcgtttttacttcaggactctggcaggactccaggggtcactggttcgaaacctgctccgggcaatgttcttttcccttttttattttttttcttgattttttactggagcttttacgatccaatgtttacatgtatcaatataaagcatttaatgaataagttaaaaaaatgcccaaatctgtgaaaaggcccctttaacagcgCTTAATGAATATGTTACTTAAACTCTTTTATCGATTTTTCCACATGTATAAGAATATGCAATTACACTCAGAGTTCGTCGCAATCCATGTTTATTTTTAGGTATGTTTTTAATGCGTAACTTATTTAGCGAATATGATCGAATTTAGTAAAAATTATCGCAaacgttatatttaatttatttaatttggattttaacaaatttgattaaaaaaatcaacatgaaataccaaaaacaagaaAGGTTCAGCACACGCAATATTAGGGTCTCTCTAGCCCGTGTAAAcaaattttcaaggctttttcatttttttacaatgAGATGGTTAAGGGCATTAAATCCCATAACCAGTTTTGACATCGCATATAAGAGGTCACGTAACCTATCAATAGTTTACTCCACAaatttttgattggttgaaaaacggACACGTATATTTGACTGACAATTCAACTTTACGTGACCCAGTGTTTTGGTCAAATCTAACCGCGACACATAAAGGACTaggcatttatttttaatatgattgagttaaattaaaagaaatatgtgCATGTGTGAATACCTACGCGCTGTAAATGTTAAATTGGTCATGTCATGTTGCGTTTGGCTAGGTGATGTAGTGAATtgacaaacaaaaaaataaccaAACTACTCGAGCAACCAAAGGACGATGACCCACCTGAATTCACTTTGACTCTGAACATTGtgtcatatatttttgtttagttATTTGTTTTCTGCATATATCATGAATACCCTAAATGGCTCTTGGTATCGTaactattattaaaacaaaagtttatgtCATCCTATTTAAATAGTGCCACCAGACCCATGGCCGTGCTGTGCAACTCCATGTGACAGTGAACCATCCACAGTCCATGGTTGTCGGCCTTGAACCGTATAACCGCATAGCCTCCCGCGGGAACTGTGACTGTATCCTTCCACACGGCGTGGTCCATTTTGATCCCGGGGATGTTACCGTTCCGCCATGATGGATTAGCCCATGTTGCGTTGTTGCAGACAGCAGTCGCACGCTGTGCGCTCCGGCAGTCTACATCCTCGTTATCCCCCAAATTCACGTCATTGGGACTCGTCCACGATGCATTTGATAGACGATTTCCGATTTTGAGTAACCGAAAAATGTAGCCATGCGTATGCACAGAGTGATGCGCTATCGCAAATAGTCCGTTGTTCAGGAAGTTCAGTTGAACGACGTCGCCCATATTGACGCTGATTACATGTGTGCATGTGCACATTTTCTCCGCGCCGCAATCACTAAACTGGTCACAGGTCCCAGTGACGTCATTAGGTTGCGTCAGCGCGGACACTTTTGGCATTATGTTGTTAACGCCGTTCATTTGTCCTACCATCTTCCCTCCGTAAAACATGAAGCCCGTGTTGACAAAGAATTCCTTAAATGGGCCATCATCCGCTGTAGGTACAGGGTCAGCGGAAGGGGTCTCCACGCTATCCATCGATTTGCATGACCATCCAGGGAATGTGAGAAATGGGCAGTTAAACACGGTGCAAGGATTCTCTATCGTGCACGTCGTCGGTACGGTTGTCGGATCTTCGATGTTTGCTCCAGAATATCTCAAAATGGCATACACGTGATTTTGCCTTTCAATTCGCAACGTTTCCGCTCTCACCCAATAATTTTTAACGGGTTGGTTCGCTTGTATGGTGACGTCACACCTCTCCCCAGTATGCAGTACGACTCGATCAGTCTCGAACGGCTTGACGTCATTACCGTCAACTGACAAAACCGTCAGCTTGTGGCCGTCGATAGAGAAGACGTACTGGAGAATGGTCGCAGTATTGATGATTCTTAACCTATACACTGTTCCGGTGACGACAGTAAACACTGTTAAAGGCGTCAGCGTGACGTCATTTGCACCATTCATAATGCGCCCACGTCCGTTGATCAATGATGACGTCATTTCCATGACTGAGGAAATGGTGCCGTCAATTTGTCGCACGGGAAAGAAGTTTGCTCCCCCGGGGTAAAAGATCCCGTAGAGTCCCTGAGTGTGAAGGTCTAGAAACGTGAAGCGGTTGTTATAGTCCTGGATCATCACGACGTGTTCGGCGGCTTCGACCTCGTCTTTCTTTTTCACTATCAGAGCGCCGTACACTCCCATGCTTATCTAGAAACAAAAAGAGAAAGGTTTCTTCCTATGAATAAATGTGattaacttgtttttttatatctgGTATCCATATTTGTGTTCGTCTAGGTTGTGTTtaggttgtttttgttttcaaatgatgGCAGTTGTGGGGTGGATGTAGAAGTAGAGAGACGTGGGTGGTAGCTTTGGAGTGGAGGTAGTAGTAGAGGTATGTGGGTGGTAGCTGTTGAACGGAAGAAGTAGTGTATGGATGTTGGTGGTAGCTGTGGGGTGGAGGGATGTGGGTGGTAGCTGTGGGGTGGAAATAGTAGTAGAGGGATGTGGGTGGTAGCTGTGGGGTGGAGGTAGTAGTGGAGGGATGTGGGTGGTAGCTGTGTGGGAGGTAGTAGTGTATGGATGTGGGTGGTAGCTGTGGAGTGGAGGTAGTAGTAGAGGGATGTGGAAGGCAGCTGTGGGTGGGGGTAGTAGTTGGAGGGATGTGGGTGGTAGCTGTTTGCTGGATGTAGAAGTGGAGGGGTGTAGGTGGAGGTACAAGTAGAGGAATGTGGGTAAAAGCTGTTTGAATGAGGTATTAGCGGAGGGATGTGGGTGTTAGCTATACGGTGGTGGTAGAAGTGGAGTGATGTGGGTGGTAGCTGTTGGGTGGAAGAATAGTCGACGGATGTGTGTGGTAGCTGTTTGATGGAGGTATTAGCGGAGGGATGTGGGTGCTAGCTAAACATTGTGGTACATGTAGTAGTGGAGAGATGTGGATGGTAGATGAGGGGTGGAGGTAGAATTGGAGGGATGTGGGTGGTAGCTGTGGGGTGGAAGTAATAGTAGAGGGATGTGTGTGGTAGCTGTGGATGGAGGTAGCAGTAGTGGGAAGTTGGTGGTAGCAGTGGGGTAGGTAGTAGTGTATGGATGTGGGTGGAAGCTGTGGAGTGGAGGTAGATGTAAAGGGATGTGGGTGGTAGCTGTGGAGTGGAGGTAGCAGTAGAGGGATGTGGTAGTAGCTGTGGGTTGGAAGAAGTAGTGTATGGATGTGGGTGGTAGCTGTGGGGTGGAGGTAGTAGTAGAGTTATGTGGGTGGTAGCTCTGGGGTGGAGGTAGCAGTAAAGGGGATGTGGATAGTAGCTGTGGGTTGGAAGAAGTTTGTATGGATGTTGATGGTAGCTGTGGAGTGGAGGTAGTAATGGAGGGATGTGGGTGGTAGCTCTGGGGTGGAGGTAGCAGTTGAGGGATGTGGGTGGTATCTGTTTGATGGAGGTATTAGCGGAGGTATGTGGATGATAGCTTTACGGTGTAGGTAGTAGTGTAGGGATGTGGGTGGTAGCTGTTTGATGGAGGTAATAGCGGAGGGATGTGGGTGTAGCAGTAGAGGAATGTGGGTCGTAGCTTTAGGTAAGGTAGTCGTTTATGGATGATGGTTGTAGCTGTGTGGTAGGTAGTAGTTTATGGATGTGGGTGGTAGCTGTGGGTGGAGGTAGTAATAGAGGGATGGGGGTGGTAGCTGTGGGTGGGGGTAGTAGTGGAGGGATGTGGGTGGTAGCTGTTTGCTGGATGTAGAAGTGGAGGTTGTGGGTGGTAGCTCTGGGTGGAGTAAGAAGTAGAGGGATGTGGATGGAAGCTGTGGGGGAGGTAGTAGTGTAGGGATGTGGGTGGTAGCTGTTTGATGGAGGTATTAGCGTATGGATGCGACAGTTAGCTATACGGTGGAGGTAGTAGTGGAGGGATGTGGGTGGTAGCTGTGGATGGAGGTAGTAAGAGAGGGATGGAGGTAGTAGCCGTGGGGGAGGTAGTGGTGGAGAGATGTGGGTAGTAGCTGTGGGTTGGAGGTAGTAGTAGAAGGATTTAGGTTGTATCTTTTTGATGGAGGTATTAGCGGATGGATGCGGCTGTTAGCTAAacggtggtggtagtagtggatGGATGTGAGTGGTAGCTGATTGATGGAGGTATAAGCGGAGGGATGTGTGTGTTAGCTACACGGTGGTGGTAATAGTGGAGGGATGTGGGTGGTAGCTGTTTGGTGAATTTAGTAGTGGAGGGATGTGGGTGGTAGCTGTGGGGGAGGAAGTAGTGAAGGGCTATGGGTGTTACCTTTTTGATGGATGTATTAGCGGAAAGGGTGTTGGTGTTAGCTATACGGTGGTGGTAGTAGTGTAGGAATGTGGGTGGTAGCTGTTAGGTGGAGGTAGTAGTGGAGGAATATGTGGTAGCTGTTGGTGGAGGTATTAGCGGAGGGGTGTGAGTGTTGGCTATTCGGTGGTGGTAGTAGTGTAGATGTAGGTGGTAGCTGTGGGGTGGAGGTAGTTGTGGAGAGATGTGTGTGGTAGCTGTTGGTGGAGGTGGTAGTAGAGGGATACGGATGATAGCTGTGGGTGGATTAGGATGGTAGCTGTGGGGGAGGTAGAAGTGTAGAGATGTTTCGGGTAGCTTTTTGATGGAGGTATTTGCGGAAGGGGTGTGGGTGTTAGCtatatggtggtggtggtggtagtgtagGGTGTAGGGATGTAGGTGGTACCTGTGGGTGGAGGCAGTAATGGAGGGATGTGTGTGCTAGCTGTTGGTGGAGATAGTCGTAGAGGGATGCGGATGGTAGCTGTGGGTGAAGGTAGTAGTGAAGAAATATGTGTAGAAGCTGTATCCGGAGGTAGTAGTAGAGGGATGTGGGTGGTAGCTGTGGGGGAGGTAGTAGTGAAGGGATTAAGTTGGTAGCTTTTTAATGGGGGTATTAGCGGAAGGGTGTTGTGTTAGCTATACGTTGATGGTAGTAATGTAGGGATGTGGGTGGTAGCTGTGGGGTGTATGTAGTAGTGTAGGGATGTGGGTGGTAGCTGTGGGGTGGAGGTAGTAGTAGAGGGATGCGGGTGGTAGCTGTGGGTTGAGGTAGTAGTAGAGGGATGTGGATGGTagctgtgggggggggggggtagtagtGTAGGGATGAAGGTATCTTTTTGATGAAGGTTTTAGCGGATGGATGCGGGTGTTATCTATACGGTGGAGATAGTTGTTGAGGGATGTGGGTTGTATCTGTGGGTGGAGGTAGAAGTGGATGGATGTGGGTGGTAGCTGTTGGGTGGAGGTAGTAGTGAAGGGATGTGAGGGTAGCTGtgggtggtagtagtagtagaaagttgTGGGTGGTAGCTGTGGGTGGAGGTAGTAGTGGAACGATTTGGATGTTAGCAATTGTGTTGATGTAGTAGTGCATGGATGTGGGTGGTTGATGTGGGTCGAGGTAGTAGTGGAGGGATGTGGCTGGTAGCAATTATGTAGAGGTGGTGCTGTAGGGATATGGGAGTTAGCAAGGGGGTGGAGTTAGTAGTGGAGGGATGTGGGTGGTAGCTGTGGGGAGGTAGTAGTGTAGGGATGTTGGGGGTAGCTTTTTGATGGAGTTATTAACGGAGGGTTGTGGGTGCTAGCTATACGGTGGTGGTAGTAGTGTAGGGATGTTGGTGGTAGCTGTGGGGGAGGTAGTAGTGAAGGGATGTGGGTGGTAGCTTTTTGATGGGGGTATTAGCGGAAGAGTGTGGGTGTTAGCTATACGTTGATGGTAGTAGCGCAAGGATGTGGGTGGTAGCTGTGGGGTGAAGGTAGTAGTGGAGGAATGTGTTTGGTAGCTGTTGGTGGAGGAAGTAGTAGAGGGATGCGGATGGTAGCTGTGGGTGGAGGTAGTAGTAGAGCGATGTGCGTGGTAGCTGTGGGGAAGGTAGTAGTGCAGGGATAGTGGTATCTTTTTGATATAGGTATGAGTGGATGGATGCGGGTGTTAGCTATACGATGGAACTAGTAGTGGAGGGATGTGGGTTGTAGCTGTGGGGTGGATGTAGTAGTGGGAGGGATGTGGGGTGTAGCTTTGGGTGGTGGAAGTAGTAGAAAGATGTGGGTGGTAGCTGTGGGTGGAGGTAGTAGTGGAAGGATGTGTATGTTAGCAATTATGTTGATGGAGTAGTGCAGGGATGTCGGTGGTAGCTGTGGGTCGAGGCAGTAGTGGAGGGATGTGTGTGGTAGCAATTAGGTAGAGGTGGTGCTGTAAGGATGTGGGAGTTAGCAAGGAGGCGGTGTAAGGTTAGTAATGGAGGGATGTTAGTGGTAGCTGTTGGTGTAGGTACTAGTGGAGGGATGTGGGTGGTAGCTGTGAAGTGGAGGTATTAGCGGAGGGATGTGGGTGGTAGCTTTGGTTGAGGTGGTAGTTGTCTTGTGATCGTATACAAGTAAGAAAGCGGTGTGTCTTGTTCTGAATCTATTTCAAATCTCAATGTATCAAAACAACGTACTCACAGATATGACGTAAACGTCGCGTGACGTTCCGCGCAATGGCGCGAAAGCGTCGTTACATGTACAAATTCCCAACAGTAGTAAAGGGATGTGGGTGGTATCTGTGTAATGGAAGTATAAGCGGAGGGATTGGGTGGTAGCTGTCGATTGGAGGTATTAGCAGAGAGATATGGGTGTTATCTGTGGAGTGGATGTATTGGCGGAGTGATGTGGGTGGTAGCTGTGTAGTGGAGGTATTAGCTGAGTGATATGGATGGTAGCTGTGGAATGGAGGTATTAGCGGAATGATGTGGGTGGTAGCTGTGTAGTGAAGGTATTAGCATAGGGATATGGTTTATATCTGTTTCATGGATGTATTAGCGGATGGATGTGGGTGTTAGCAATGCGGTGGAGGTAGTAGTGGAAGGATGTGGATAGTAGCTGTGGAGTGGAGGTATAAGTGGAGGGATGTGGGTGTTATCAATGAGGTGGTTGTAGTGGAGGGATGTGTGTAGTAGCTGTGGAGTGGAGGTCGTAGTGAAGAAATGAGGGTGGTAGGAGCAGAGGTTGAAGCTCCGAGCTTCAAGCGGGTTTCATTCGGACATGGCCGGTTTGCAACCCAGGAGCAATCAAATCGAAACTGACAAGCGTCAGGGTCAACGGATAGGAACGATGTTCATGAAGGTGTCTCATCAGCTCATAAGGTAAAACTTGCTGGGTTTGAATCGATAGAAAGGAAGCTCTCTAATGAACATTCACTTTTATTTGTCTCCAGCTTCT from Dreissena polymorpha isolate Duluth1 chromosome 1, UMN_Dpol_1.0, whole genome shotgun sequence carries:
- the LOC127856351 gene encoding uncharacterized protein LOC127856351 produces the protein MGVYGALIVKKKDEVEAAEHVVMIQDYNNRFTFLDLHTQGLYGIFYPGGANFFPVRQIDGTISSVMEMTSSLINGRGRIMNGANDVTLTPLTVFTVVTGTVYRLRIINTATILQYVFSIDGHKLTVLSVDGNDVKPFETDRVVLHTGERCDVTIQANQPVKNYWVRAETLRIERQNHVYAILRYSGANIEDPTTVPTTCTIENPCTVFNCPFLTFPGWSCKSMDSVETPSADPVPTADDGPFKEFFVNTGFMFYGGKMVGQMNGVNNIMPKVSALTQPNDVTGTCDQFSDCGAEKMCTCTHVISVNMGDVVQLNFLNNGLFAIAHHSVHTHGYIFRLLKIGNRLSNASWTSPNDVNLGDNEDVDCRSAQRATAVCNNATWANPSWRNGNIPGIKMDHAVWKDTVTVPAGGYAVIRFKADNHGLWMVHCHMELHSTAMGLVALFK